ATCGGACTATaagaattttagctcatcaaAAAGAGgccatagatatacatcaatattTCTATCAGGATACCGTGGTTCAAGAataactaatgtaagaaagatattTTGTTCTTTCATGTACATCCTAGGCAGCAGATTGTATGTAGTAATAAAGACTGACCAACATGAATGAAGGACCGCTGCATGACTGAACGGTGTAAACCCATCCATAGACAGATCCAGTCAGACATTGCATGATTTCTgagcaaataaaggatggcaagcatcaaattttttcaatGCCTCACTATCCGAgggatgactcatcatatcagTGTACTTGCGAATCCCTTCTTTGTATCATATCATCTGTCCGTCAGTACTCTTAGACAACTAGAGCCTTCGAAGTCTAAGAGTGAGAGAAAGATATTGAAAAACTTTATATCGTATGTCCTTCTGATTTCTATCCTCTTGGCTCAACTTAAATCGACTTTCACCGCATATGTCATATGTACTTTTCAGTTGGTCCTCCTTGTAGGaaagcatgcaatcattatgacatgcatctatcttcttgtatcccatgcctaaccctttcatcattttttttgaagtataGAAGCTCCCACTAAACTTCTCATCCTTCAGTAGtatcttctttattattgctaccattcTATCATAACAATTAACCATTATATTAAACTTAACTTTTAAGTTCAACAATTTTGACACAGCTGATAATATAGTATGTATTTCACATCCTGACCATAGTAATTCATCAACATCTTTCAGCATATGATAGAAATCGTCACTGTCAGCTTCTGGATCATCCTCCATATCTCAGTCAAATTCAGGATCAGTTGCATTCATAACCATGTCTACCATTCTGTCTGTATTTCAGTCTTGCTGAGGACTTCTAATCCTTGCAATTATCTCTCATGTCTCTCCATGTATGTACCAATATTTGTAGTTTGACATAAATCCACTCCTATATAAATGGGTAATTATTGTATCCTATCAAGCATTTTTCTATTAACACATCTTTTACAAGAACAATGAGCCCGTCCTTGAACTAAGAGTGTAGCATTCCTAAAAATATAATCACAAAAGTACTTGATACTCTCCTTATATTCAGTAGAAATCACCCCGTTGACTACTCGACGGTCTATCTAACTACGGTCTATGGCACACTATCTAAAGATTCTGCATATATAAATATCAGATAAAATACTtactaaatattttatcatttaaaatagcttacataataaatacatcttatcatcaactaataggtatagaaggtcctatcccattcagaaattatattaattctatagatcaattacagtaatcaaacgatatgcaataaagatcgaaaaaaattttgacagtatttttttttagttctccacaTATGGCTaaagatgtgtgaggagaactaaagaaaaatataatttaaaatttttttcgaaccctcaacatatcatttgattattataattatctatagaattaattataattttcaaactatccaaactagatagtcaattgaccaatatacataattcttcgatccatataaaaatatataaatatatggataacatataatatgtacattaatcataaGATAGGTCTATTGTTATATACAAtgcaataattttaaaatttttaaaatactgaaTTTTTAAGTAAAGGACATCATTGCAAATGGAGATGGTCGAAATACATGTCCCACGCATGCAGATTTGGAGCGTACTAAATGACTAGACTGTATGAGCATACCAGCATAACATCCAAGCAAATCCCATCCTGAAGGTTTCAAAGTACTGAGCGAGATTGCAAATAGGGATGGAAACAGGTCGGAGTGGGCCAGGCCACACCCATCCTTGAATctggtccaaaattttttttcggaCTTCATGTCAGGCCTAGGGTCTAGAGTTTAATCATCGAGCTACTCCGACCACCATCAGAGTAGTTAAGTAGGCTAGAACTAGTCCAATGGTGGTCCGATCTCGAATCCCTACCGTCGAAGACCGTAAAGCTACTCTCGTCGAAAAGCTTTTCAAAATAATTCTACCTctcaagaataatattaatttaaataatattattaataatattatttaaattaataatattattaatttaaatattattaatatttaaattaatagtatttaaatttagatattattaatttaaaattaattagataaatataattttaaatattaaaaaattaaaaaggtgGGAATGAATTATGGCGACGGTGATGGAGCCATTGCCATCACCGTCGCTAAAAATCACCTGACGGCTCTGACGGTGGTGCAGGTTTTGGCGATGGATCTGGTGTGGGTTTGGCGATGGGTTGGCGATGCCATGCTCTGATGGCTAGGCATCCAAAGGGGGAGGGTggagggagaagggggaggcagCCACGGGTTCAGTCTGATAATGGGCCGGAGGGGTGGGGGGAGAAGGGAGAGGCAGTGGGGGGTCCGATCCAAAAAGGAGAGGGGCAATCTGATGAAGGGGGAGGCAGTGGGGGCCTCGATCCAATAAAAAGAGGATGATCCGACAAGAGAAGGGCTCAGGAATATGCGATTTGGTGAGGGAACGTCAGATTGGAGGTGGGGACGGCGGTGTGAGGGCTAGGGGGAGGACATCAGGGGCTTCGATGGTGcagcagaggagaaagaggacTGGAGGTGGGGGAAAAGGGGAGGTCGAGGGTGATCTGATAAGGGGAGGGCTAGAAAACATGTGATTCGATTGATGAGGAGACATCGGATCGGAGGCAGGGACAATGGTGCAGGGGCTAGGGGGAAGAGGTCAAGGGCTTCAACGGTGCGGTGGAGGAGAAGGGATCGGAGGTAGGGGGAAGAGGGGAGGCTGGGGGGAAGTGGGGAGGCAGTCGGGGGACCCAAGAGGTGTTTTTAGGATAGACTATTAGCAGCAGCTAGCTTTCGTCACTAAAACCATCActaatagatatttttaaaatttaaattaaaatcatcaataataagTATTTAAGCCATTGTTAATAAGTATTTAAGCCGTCGCTAATACCtccttttagtgatgaaaaaatttttcatcgtaacatTTGGTCGGTAAAtctaagtattagcgatggcacatCATCGTCACTAATAGTCATCGCTAATAACATAAAATACCATCTCTAATAAGTCTTTAGAACCGGGGGGAGGAATCCAGGGGAAAAAATTAAGATTATTAGCGACAAtaaattaccatcgctaataagataaatccgtcactaataatcttaaaaataaattaaaaaaataaaattacttggtCATTAGAGACGGcaaaatatcatcgctaataagatAACCTAGTCACTAATAATCTTagaacaatattaaaaaaataaaattacttgatTATTAGCAATGACAATATGCTATCGCTAATAAGATaactccatcactaataatcttagaattaaattaaaaaaataaaattacttcttaTTAGAGACACAActtactgtcgctaataatttttttatgatggcaAATTTGTTGGTCTCCattcatcatcaataaaaattGTTATTAGTGATAGCAGTTTTGCTATCGCTAATAGCCGTCAGTAAAAAAAGTATTTTCTTGTAGTGGTTGGTGAATtcaaaaagaagataaaaatttcaaaagaatatATTAGGTTTGTCCTTATGTTTTATGATTTTTGTTAATATGTCATAGATACCTTGAATTCTTTCTAGTATTGCATACTTTATTATGTTTTATTAGTCAAAAACTTATGCATATATAGGTACTTCGATCTTTTTCTGAAAATTATTCTTTGTTTTGTTTGATCATATCTTGATACATAAGATAAACTtcatgtatttttaatatagttgTTATACATCATATCTTCTAGTGATAATTGAAGATATACATAGTAAATCAAATGAGCCTACAAATCAAACAAAggggcaaaaaaaaagaaaagactaACAACTAAAATTTAGGATGATTTTACAAAGTATGAATTATAAAAGaaaatagatgaaaaaattattaaaaaagaagaggcaacatataatcattacaaaagaatATTCAATGGAGCTAGTAGCTTAGGGACAACACATTTGAAAAGTCATCCTGATAAGTGTCATCCATTTTTTAAGAATGCTATTATTAAAGGCCAACAAATGTTGCAAGCATTATTAAAAAGAGAGGATGGTACTTGTTCTTTGAACACATATACATATGATGAAGATGTTAGCCATAAGAAACTTCTACAAATATTTATTATGCATGAATATCTATTTTCTATGGTTGAGCATGATGGATTTATTGATTTTATTAAATCTTTGTGACCATCTTTTGAATTAAAGAGTTGCATAACTCTTAAAAAGGGGATTATGGAGACATATTTAGAGGAAAaacaaagatctatgatatatttGGTCTATTTTCTTATTGGATAAGTGCAACTATGGATTTATCGACTTCTAAACAAAATAAGTCTTATTTATGTGTGACaacatttttttgatgatgattagaatttgaaaaagaaaataattaactTTATGCATTTGAGAGGAAAACATGTGGGAGTCAATTTATACAATATATTTGTAAAAAATATGATAGGTTGGAATATTGATTGTAAGTTATTTTTTTTTAGCATGGGATAATTGCAATACCAATGATGTTTGTGTTAGAGAAATCATGAAAATGCTTCAAATAGCACTTGTATGCAATGGCCAGTTCTTTCATGCATGTGTGGCACATATTATTAATTTAGTTGTACAAGAtgaactaaaaaaaattaatatgataattaaaaatatttgaaaatggtgaaGATTGTTTGAAGCTCTCCACTATAATTAGAAGAGTTTGAGAAGAAGGCCAAAGAATGTAATTTGGAGACATACAGAGATTTGTCACTTTGATGTTTCTACCTGGTGAAACTCTATGTATATGATGCTCAGGAATGCTTATCTTGAGGCTTTTAAGAGATTGTAGTGTGATGATCCATGAAAATTCGATATGTATCCAACAAATGATCAATAGaaagagataaaaatattttgtcacGCTTTGAAAACCTTCTATAACATCACTGAGCTCCTTTCAAGCACAACATATCTAACTacaaatctattttttaaaaaaatttatcaaatttaattataaattgttGAGTGGTGTATCAATCCTAAGGATCAATTTTTCTTGTTATGGCATTATCAATGAAGGAGAAATTTGACAAATATTGGCAACAATCAAATCTAAAGGGCTCACTCCTCCATCCTTGCTATAAAATGAAGATGATAAAGTTTTATTACTCATAAATCTATTTTTAAATggagaaaaagagatcagtaatgttCATAATATCATTCAAAAGCTTTATAGTGAGTATGAAagaaattttcttcttcttctattccaCTTACTTACGACATTGGTTCATTGAGGAATAGGAGATATATTTTTGATGAGTTTGATGAgatagaaggaagaaaaaaaatgtttGCTCAATTTATGAAGGAGAATGCACAGCAACAATAAATtagaacaaatatatatatatatatatatatatatatatatatatatatatatatatatatatatatatatatatatatggaggaATCTATTTGGTGATATGTTGAAGGTgatgtttttgatattttagaCTGATGAAAATCTAATGGTTTAAAGTATCCTATCCTGTCTTAGATTACAAGAGATATTTTGACAATTTTAGTACCTACTGTATTTTCAAAATTAGTATTTAGTATAGGCCAAGTGATAGATACATTTCGAAGTTTATTAGATCCTAATATTGTTGAAGCTGTGATTTGTCTTCAAGATTGACTAAGATCTGAGAAAAAAGATAACTtactatattttatataatatttttattaagtttaactTATTTATAATACTTTACTagttatcattttattttattttagatccgaTTGCTTTTGTTATTCATGATTTTGGTTTCCCTATTATGTCGGATAGCTATTCTATATCTGTTGAAGACTCAAATAAATCAacatcaattcatatattatgataagaataaatgaatataatatataattttaaaaaatttagttattatttttatttatataataatatcattatttttgttTCAAGGTGATTATCGATTGAAACATTGAAGATTGTCATATGATGTTATTgaagtaaattaaattattttacttaATTGTTTATGAATTTCTAAAGATATTTGAGTTTATGGAATATAGTTAAGGTTTATCTTTAAATGAGATTAACCATGGTGGATGGTGGTTATATTTTTGATACTATTTATgtatttaaatcttaattcttatatCATTTATCTTATAAGGATTATGCTATTTACTTGAATCATTTGTCATTTGAATGCTTGCTCTTTTAGTAATTGGAAGccatagatttaaaataatattatggtTCTCATTATGATGAAGTGGAAATATATAGGAGCTCTAGtgagaaaataaatatatatttattcatttttgaatgattattgttttaaaatattgatgcaacttaattaattttttattttcttttatttgcatttaggtatttttattacaagtatggATAAACATACATTCATATTAActaaaaagtgtgttggtgatcATTTGGATTCTTAATATAAGGTACATATTATCTCTattttgaatattttagattttCATAATCTATGTTTTGCTTTCAATGAAGCTTTGGATTATAATTATCCTTCTTACATGTAATTATGATTATCTTGAATTGTGATCATGAttatcttagattttttatgatcatgtcattatatctgatttttatcattgaattttgtttaaaatttgattaatatctaAAATAGTATCCAATTTATATCCGTATTTAGAtaaatatatatggatatatttaATATCTGATTTGCATCCATTTCTATTTACAATAAATACGAATATACTTAATATtcgattcatatccatatttgtttataATAAATATGGTTATGCTTGATATCCGATTCGCATCCTtatccgtttaaaataaatataaatattaattttgatatcTGTTTAATATTCATAGTTTATCCATATTCATTGAAAAATAAGGATACAAATATAGATATACCAGTATCTAATTTgtatccgatttattttcagCGCTACCTGATATAACAAAGTGATTATTTGAAATGATAACAAATCCAGCTTTGAGCCTCCATGCCAGAATCTGGATTAAGCCTGAATTCCTATTAGATGGTAGTAGGTTCATGTCAGTTTAAGTTCATGTGCAGGACCATGGCCTGCCCATAGTCCAACGTCCTTGGGTCCAAAGAGATTTTAACATACAATAAAAGATGCCTACTTTAAATTTAGAGTGAACCAAAGATTGAATCCAAAAAAATGACTTGAGTCCATAAAAAACAGATTAGTAAGCGAAGCAATACAACCAGGTAGTATTGATCAAACCACCATCCATTATACCTTTGAGTACGGATAACACAACAGCAAGCCAGATCATTTTTACATATAATTGAAACACCAAACACCAGAGCAACCGGTTCATATTGTTAAACAATCCCTAGCATATATAGAAACAAAGAAGAAATAGCTCTAATAGTAGAAACCATGAATCCTCAGGAAATAGGCCTGGATTGTGAGGGATCATACAAGACTCACTCCCACTTAGTCCTAATTTTCTTGGTATGTctgaaatcaaagatcaaggcCAAGCTCCCATCCATCCTCTTCATAGCAAACCTCTCCACCAACACATAACAACTAAACTTCCTCCACCCATTTCCCCCTCCATATTCCTCCACCCTCTCTACCTTCTCTTCACCAGCAACCCATCCTCCCCTGTTCTCCTCCCATCTCATCCTTTCCCATATTGCCGAACTCAACCCTATCCCTTCTTCCATCGAGTCAAGGGGCTTAAACCACAGAAATCCATCAACACTCCTTTCAACATCTTGTTTGGCTTCCCTACCATTCAAGAAAACCATTTCCGCCCGAATACTAGAATTCACTTCCACAACCTTCCCTTTGCCATGCGAATTCTCGCGTGTGTATACCTCTTCCCAGAATTGGTCTAGAGTCATCTCATAGAGCATAGAAAGGTTCATTTGTTCTTCGAAGCTCGCCTTTTCCTTCACAAACACAAAAGGAATGTACCACTTCCCAACACCTACCTTAGGAGAATTCATGGCAGATATTGGGAAGTCCAATTCGGACAGGCGTGCATGCAGGGATTTGTTTCTTCCAGAAGCCTCACTTAAGCTATAATTCTTAGGCTTCGAAGCATAGACCCTCCAATACCTTGTCCTCAGCAACCAGGGAGGGTAGCCATCAGAAGCTATGGACTTAGCAGTGAAGCAACCTTTCTTTCCCACGATCTCCATCTGTTGGTAGATGTTCGTATGATCAAAAGGCCTTGGTTTCAAATCCTTTACACATCGGCAGAAGCAGCATGTTGTCTTATCCTCCTCTTTCGAACATGTTAACGCTTTCCTGCAAATTTTCATTGCATCATAGTGTTTAGGAATTAGAATTCATgtccggaagaagtttggagtagaagtTGAGAAATATAAATGATGTTACCCCTTATGCTTTCCTTTAACAAGGATGACATAGTAGCGATTTGATGAGAGTGGTTGATCCATAACCGGGACAAAGATAACTACTTCAGTGTAGGTGGCAGAGCTCTGTCCATTTGGCTGTGTGTATTCGATGGTGAGGATCCTGTTCTGGGGGAATGGGAGATCCCGGACTCGTGTATCTTTGCATAGGCCCCAACAGCATGTTGGCTCGGCTACATCCGGTCCTTCATCCTGGAGAACAAGATAACCTGAGTTCGGACCTTCAGGTGGCGACTGGAGGGCAGCATCGGGAGAGTCCTTGAAGACGGAAAGTAGCCTTGTGGCgtacatttttttttctctcttagccTTTGGCCTCTGTTTACAGCCTTGCAGGTTATAGAAAAGTTTAGCCCTATATAGTCGCTCAAGagactctttctctctccctctctcaatttttttctctctctctctcttaaatttatgttatttggAAGGTTCAACTTGATGACTTAGAGAGGAAGCGCCCTCAAGTTTGAAAGTCGACTTGTTTTTAAGACATTTACAGAGGTCAGGATATCCCGGCGGCTATCACAGTGCCGTTCGCCGAGGTTTCTGGAGGTTGAAtgttaattattttaataattctgGATCTATGAGTTTGTTTGAATTCGTTGccatttctatcttttttttgaagcAGTGTTTGATTTCAAAGTTCGTACACGGTTATATATATTTGTTATTTCTATAATTTTGAGTCTGATTGAGTATGCGGACACGGCAGGGCCCAGAGCATCCTCATTGTATGGTCCAAAGCTTATCCAAAACCAATTATATCATTTGCCAGATCCTCAGGTTCGGAAGTCAACTTTTTCTTAGAGGTCGATATCTTAATTAATATCCATCGTATTGGGTCTGAGAGGACACGTAGGTAGCTTACTTCTGTCGGTGGTCCTGGTCCTGGTGGAACCTCAATTTGGAAAATTAAGCTAAGAGGCCAACCATATGCGGTGGCAAATCCCCATTATCTCAGAAGCCAACTATGAAAGTCAAATCTATATAAGAGGCCAACGATACATAGCTAAATCAACCATATATAGTCACTCAAGATATCCTCTCTCTGTcactatttttcatttttttgccCTCTTTCTCGTAAATTGATGTTACTTGGAAGCTTCAACAGGATGAGTTTGAGAGGAAGCTTCCTTCGACTTCTTTTTGAGACATTTATGGAGGTCGGAATATCAAAATGGCTGTCACATTGCTGTTCGCTGAGATTTCGGAGGTTGTAtgttaattattttaataatctgTGCTCAATATCTGGTTGGAGATTTGGAGCGCTTGGTTGGGATATCTTTAACTTCTAATCCCGAGGCAAGGCAAGATTCTGATGATGGGTTAACCTCTGGACACACTCCGCGGTTGAAGATGGCGGTGTCTTCTCCTCCTTTGGATCCGATTGCTGCCTTCTCTGGCCATAAGGATCTGGTTACTGAACTAGGTATGACCTCAGCTCCTTCTGTTGTTCCCAACTCGGTTGGAGAATGAGTTGACTACGGAGTTGGCACTTGATTGGTCCTGGTAGAGCAGTTAGCTCACCTGCCGGTCCTATCACAACCGTTACTCGATTGGATTGTTCCTCTTCTATGGATCTGGTTGATTTGATCTTCTTTCCGGTGGCATTAGCGGTGCTTGATTCAAATTCTTCTATTCTCACACCTTTCAGTGCTAGGCCAGCTGTCTCTAGACCTTCTTTTGAGCCAAAGCTAAGCGACTCAATTAGAAATTGGGCTTGTTTGGATTACCAATGTGAAGCCACTTTGAACTCTAAGTTGGTTGAGCCAATGATGTCTACTCCCTCGGACCCAATATGCTTCTTGGTTGACCGAATGCCAATTTGTTGGGGCTCTGGTTTTCAATCAAATAGTTCTCTATCAAACaggattataaataaaattaaatagtcAGATATCAATCAAATAGTTCTCTATCCAAATCCACATCCATTTCTCTTTGACAGATATAGATATGCATATGGATATTAGCTAAATACTCAAATTTCTATCGATAAATTTAGATGCAAAAATAGAT
Above is a genomic segment from Elaeis guineensis isolate ETL-2024a chromosome 1, EG11, whole genome shotgun sequence containing:
- the LOC105031993 gene encoding uncharacterized protein, with product MYATRLLSVFKDSPDAALQSPPEGPNSGYLVLQDEGPDVAEPTCCWGLCKDTRVRDLPFPQNRILTIEYTQPNGQSSATYTEVVIFVPVMDQPLSSNRYYVILVKGKHKGKALTCSKEEDKTTCCFCRCVKDLKPRPFDHTNIYQQMEIVGKKGCFTAKSIASDGYPPWLLRTRYWRVYASKPKNYSLSEASGRNKSLHARLSELDFPISAMNSPKVGVGKWYIPFVFVKEKASFEEQMNLSMLYEMTLDQFWEEVYTRENSHGKGKVVEVNSSIRAEMVFLNGREAKQDVERSVDGFLWFKPLDSMEEGIGLSSAIWERMRWEENRGGWVAGEEKVERVEEYGGGNGWRKFSCYVLVERFAMKRMDGSLALIFDFRHTKKIRTKWE